CTGTTTTTAGGTTAAAATCAAATTTAAAACACTGTCTTATCTGACTAAAATTTACTGTAATATTCTGCGCAAACAATTGACAATGAAACTTATTTCATATAATATTTAATTATCAATTTAATAAAGGCAGATAATAGGGTAAAGGGAGAAGACAAAATAATGTATCATTTTTTAATTAATCCAAATTCTAGCTCAGGAAAGGGAATTCGTTATTGGCAGATTATAGAGAAAGAGCTAGAAGTTCAGAATATTTCTTACACAGCAGACTTTACACAGTATGAGGGCCATGCCACAGAACTAGCCGAGGAAATCTGCCGTAAGTATAAAGGAATTAAAAATATAGTTGTTCTAGGTGGAGACGGTACTTTAAATGAAGTAATCAACGGAATAGACAATTATGACGAAGTGTTTTTAGGATATATTCCTTCAGGTTCCAGTAATGACTTGGCAAGAAGCCTTAAGATATCAAAAAAACCACTGAAGGCCTTATCAAATGTATTAAAACCCAATAAATTTACATATTTAGATTATGGTGAGATTACATACCATAAAAAAGAAGCTAAAAGCAGAAAATTTATATGTTCCAGTGGTACGGGATATGATGCCAGTGTATGTGTTGAAGTTCAGTCATCAGAGTTAAAAAAGAAATTAAACAGATTTGGTGCAGGTAAGTTTGTCTATCTTGCACTGGCTATTAAGCAATTATTTAAAGTTGATTTCTTAAATTCAACCATTCTCATAGATGGTATTAAGAAAGATCATTTTAAAAATGTACTTCTAATATCAGGTATGATACATCCATTTGAAGGCGGAGGTCTTATGATGGCTCCCGGTGCTGACCCTAGGGACGGTAAGTTAAACGTCTGTCTAGTCCATGGAATGCCTCAGGCTATTGTCATGTTGCTTTTACCTACCATAATCTTTGGTAAACATATTAAGCTTAAGACCGTAAAATACTTTAAGTGTTCCAGTATAGAGATTATATCAGATAGGGAAGCGGCAATTCATACTGACGGAGAAACCCCAGCCTTTAGTTCTCATATCAGCATTCGCTGCATTCCCAAAAAAATTCGTATGATATTATAATGAAAGCAGGTGTAACCATGAGAAAGCGCTCCTCTATGGAGTTATCCTCATTGATTATATTTTTAAGTATTATAAGCATAATATTACAGTTTGCAGCTTACTTGTTCTTTACTTCACCTTTTATTATTCTCGGAATTAGTAGTGTGGTTGTTATATTAAGTATACATATTCTATTAGAACAATCTTTAACCTATAAAGCTTGTACTTTGTATACCATTTTAACTTTGTTTATCTCTACTATTATTACTTTACTTATATATTTTGGGGCAGATACTAAACTTCTGCCTTTTACTAAAAGCTTACTTGGTATTCTTGCCCTTAATTGGCTAATACCGGTGATACACTGTTTTATACGCCATATGTTTGATTATGGATCAAGAATTGAACATTTCAATAGTTTCTATCGAAATGTTAATATTATATTTTTACTCTTTTATATTACAGTCCTTATATATATCTCATTTGGTCAGAAGACTTATCCAAGAATATACCCTATATTTGACAGTGTAAACTTTACTCCGTTTTGGACAAGTGCTACACAGATAGAGAATTATATTAATCATATGATACCTTTTAGTGACATATTTATCTATTTTATTAGCAGAATACTTATATATATGCCCTATGGCTACTATGGTATTTTGTTGCTTCGAAATACCTCCAAATTTATCTGGCTAATCTACTTACTCTTACTTCCATCTACAATTGAATTGATTCAGTATTTAATAATCCCTGGCAGATGCGACATTGATGACCTAATTTATGGCTTAATTGGGGGAGCAATAGGAGCATTATTATTCTATTTAACTAATGCCATCTATCGCTGGGTTTCAGGTAAAAATTTCCTGTCAAAGGGTTCAAAAGCCAGATATTCTAATAAGCCTCTGTATTTTTAAGCCAAAAATCCGTAAGCTTTAAAGACATCTCCGAAAGGTTTACCGGCTCAAAAGGAAACCATTCCCTAGGAAACAGCTGATAATACTGAGCCTTAAGAAATCTTTCGTCTAATAAAAGAATTGCCCCATGGTCCTCTTTGGTCCGAATTACTCTTCCGGCCGATTGTAGGACCTTATTCATACCCTGATATAGATAGGCATATTCAAAACCCTTGCCGACTTTTTCCTCATAATAAGACCGAAATAACTCTCTCTCATTACATACCATGGGCAGACCGGTTCCTACAACAACTACACCAATTAGCCTGCTATTTTTTAGATCAATTCCTTCACTAAATATCCCCCCCATAACACAAAAACCCACCCTGCTTGTTACAGGATTTTCTACAAATTCATCTAAAAATACTTCCCTCTCCTCTTCCGTCATATTAGCACTTTGTACTACAAGTCCTTCTATATCGTTCCCGGCCATATCAGCAATGGTTTGCAGCATTTGATAGGAAGGAAAGAAAACCATGTAATTGCCGGTTTTTGCCCTTGTAAATTCTTTAATATAATTTAAAATTTTACCATATTCCCTCTCATTTCTACGGGTATATTTTGTGCTTACATCCTTTGCCACCATTATAATCCTATTCTTTTTACTAAATGAGGAGGGAGCATATACGGCATAATCATCTTCTTTTCCTCCTAATTGTTCCTTATAGTACTTAATAGGAAGCAGGGTAGCTGAAAACAAAACCGCACTTCTCCCCTTCTCATAACATCGGCTTAAATTCCTTGAAGGATCCATACATTGTAGCTTAATCCGAAAATTATCTTCCTCATCATAATCTGTATAAATAGTATAGCAATCATCTAGGATTTCATATATGTTTAGGAAATGGCGAATATCCATATACAACTTTAGGATTTCTTCTCTTCCTTCTTCTAGTTTATAATCCTGCAGGTAGGCTTCGTACTCAGTCATTAATCCCATTAAATGAATATATAAGTCACCTATGTCATCCAATACCTCAAATTCATCACATTCTCTTTTTTTCTTCAGCAAATCCTTATTACATTTATCCAGCATTTTTATTAGCTTGGGAGCATGTCCTTTCACTAGAGATTTAACTTTAAGAAAATCATCCTTATACAAAATAGCACTATACATTTCCCTGGCTCTATCTACCAGGTTATGGGCTTCATCTATAAGAAATACATACTCTTCCTGCTTTTCATTAGCAAAAAATCTTCGAAGATAAACATTGGGATCAAAAACATAGTTATAATCACAGATAATAGCATCTGACCATAAGCTTATATCCAGAGACATTTCAAAGGGGCAAACCATATGTTTTCCGGCATAACTTAAAATTAAATCTCTAGAAATTTCATCCTCACTGGTTAACATATCATAAACAGCATCATTAACTCTGTCATAATGGCCTTTTGCCCTATTACAAGATATGGGATTACAGTCCGGCTTATCTAGGATGCAAATTTTTTCTTTAGCAGTAATAGTAGTAACTTTCATACTAATTCCTTGCTTCATCAGCAAGTGAAATGTATCTTCAGCCACGGTTCTTGTAATAGTCTTTGCAGTAAGATAAAAAATTTTAGAGCAAATACCCATTCCCATAGCTTTCACGGCAGGAAATATAGTAGATATAGTCTTACCTACTCCGGTAGGTGCTTCTATAAATAAATTTTTCTTTCTTAAAATTGTTCTATATACTCCGGTAACTAAGTCTTTTTGTCCTTTTCTATAGGGAAAGGGAAAATCCACTTTATTAATTTCTTCATCCCTTTTAATAATCCATTTCATCTGCCAAACTGCCCATTTAGCATATTCTTTAATTAGATTATTAAACCAGTCTGTTAACTGGTCTATCGAAAAAACTTCTTCAAAATGTTTTTGGCATTCTGACTCCATATTACAATAAGTTAGTCTTATACCAATTCTTTCATGATTATATTTGACAGCATAAATATAAGCATAGCACATGACCTGTGCCCGATGTACCAAAACAGGCTCCGTAAGAAGGTCTAAATCCTTATAAACCCCTTTTATCTCATCTACAGTAATCTCTGAGGCTTTAGTAATCTCCTCATTAGATATAAGAGCAGACATATAATTGATTTCATCTAAATTATTTTTAATAATTCCATCGGCTCTACCCTCAACAGTTAAATCGAAATTTACCTCTTTATAGTTAACAGGAACCGTTATACTAAGGGGAACTTCAGGGGTATAGTTTGCCCCCATCTGTTTTTGAATCTTTCTATGAATTCGGCTACCTGCCTGCATGGCCTCAACTTCATTTTTACTACTACGGGTATTATCAAGATCCCCTGACCGCATAATAAACTCTACCAGGTTTCTTACCGATATTTTAATCTCCTTTTTACTGTCGCCCATTTATAAATTCCTCCAAAACCTTGCCAATACAAAAATTTTTAAAATATTTGTATTTATATATATTACAAAAGACATCTTAAGAACCTAAGTTCCTAAGATGTCAATAATAAGCTGCTAGTATATTTATCTTATATAGTATAACATATGTACAGGTTAATTCCAAGAAAGCTTCTATCTAGTAATCTGAATAATCATCCTCGTCTAGCAGTCCATATTCATATTGTCTGGTCCAATTAGTCTTGGTATTTTTCTTACCCTTTATTTGACGTTTTTGTCTGCCAAAATCCTCCTCCAGCTGCTTTTTCTTAAGGGCTTTCTTTTCCCGTTCAAGCCGTTTTTTTACCTCATGTTTATCCGCTTGTAATTCCGGCGGAATTTTTTGATTCCTAGCTTCATTTTCTTTAGGCTTTGTTGCAGCCACCTAAATGTACCCCTCTCTTTTATATTATTACTGATATGGTTTTCCCACGTTTTTATTTTAAAATATTTTAATATAAAGTCAATATATTTTTTAATAAATATATCTTTTGCTTGCATTTTTTTCCTCAATCTGATACATTCTATTTATATTCCACTGATTCTTTTATCAGGGAAAAAATTAAAAAGCGAGGTAGTATTATGAGCGAACACATTCATAACGATAGCTGCGGATGCGGGCACGATCATTACCATGATATCATTACATTATCATTGGACGACGGAACCGAATTACAATGTATCGTCTTAGAAATCTTTACAGTAAATGATAAAGATTATATTGCCCTTCAACCTATAGAAGGAGAGGAAGAGGATAATGTATTCCTGTACCGTTTTATACAGGAAGATGAAAATGATGAGCCCCAGCTTCTTAACATCGAAGATGACGACGAATTTGAAGCTGTTGCTGATGCATTTGAAGAAATTCTTGATGAGCAAGAATTTGACGAGCTATTTGATGATGATGATTTTGAAGATGAAGAAGATGAGGAATAAATATAAACTCTCCGATTCTTTAATTAATAAGTAATTAAGGCTATTCCATAACTATAATTATGGAATAGCCTTATTAATTATTTCCCTTAAGTTCATTAATAAACCGTGAGGGTTCCATATCCTTGTTATAACGTTTTTTAGGGGAAAATATATAGAGATATTTCTTGGCTCTTGTTAAAGCAACATAAAATAACCTTCTCTCTTCTTCAATATCTTCAGGTAATAGGGCTTTTTTATGGGGAGTAATATCTTCATTGACATCCACAATAAAGACGGTTTCAAATTCCAACCCCTTAGAACTATGCATGGTCATTATTCTTATACCATCAATATTTTTATTAGTATTATGTTGAGCCTGTTTTTTAAGCTCCTCCTTATACTGTTTAATATATTCAAACCATTCAACAAAAGAATCAAATCCTTTTGTACCCTCCTGTATCTCATCTAGAACATCAATTAGTTCTTCTTCACTTAATCTCCTATCCTTTGCATATTCTTTAAGGAAATCCTCATATCCTACGGCTCTTCTGATATATTGAATTGCTGCATAAGGACTCATCCCTGCAAGCATTGCCAAATCATATTCCAGCTGATCTATTCTGTCTATCATCCACTCCTTATCTTCATAATAATTATAAAGATCTTCAAAATTAACCTGGGATGTATCAAAGCATTCCCGGCTTATATAGCGCTTTGGTCTGTTTATAATCCGAAGATACAGACCCCTGCCGTCTTCCCCCATAGCAATTCTCATATACGCAATTAAATCCTCGGTTATCCAATGGTCGTAGATATTAGGAATATTATCTCCGGCAAAAAAGGGAATATTATACTCCATCAGCTTATGAATAATGGCTCCGGCACCAAGATTGGTACGAACCAAAATAGCCATTTCTGACAAGGGTATCCCACTTTTAAAAAGCTTATAAATCTCCTCCACCAGTTTTATGTTTTGCTCCCCCATAGTTTCAAATTGGCAGCTTACCACCCTAGCTTCATCCTTTTTATGGGGCTTTAATGACTTTTCATAGCGAACCTTATTATTTGAAATCAATTTATTAGCAGTCTCTATAATCTTTATCCCTGACCTATAATTTATATTCAGAAATATTTTTTTGCAATTAGGATAGTCCTTAGGGAAATTAAGCATAATTTCCGGCCTTGCACCGCGAAATCTGTAAATAGACTGATCGTCATCTCCTACAATAAATAGATTGTTTCTAGGCTTTGCCAACAGTTTTATTATATCATACTGTAATATATTAATATCTTGAAATTCATCAATTAATATATATCTAAACTTATCCTGCCACAGCCTTAATATATCCTCTCTCTGTGATAATAGCTCATAACACAATAAAAGCATATCGTCAAAATCAATTCGGTTAGCCTGGCGAATTTTTTTGTTATATTCTTGATAAATTCTTCTGAAAACTTCATCTCCACAAGAGCTTGAATAATAGCTTGAAAGCTCTATCCTATTGCCTTTTACCATACTAATTTCAGATAAGATTTCAGCTATAAACTCCTTTTCATCATCATAACTAATTCCCATTTTATTAATAATGCTCTTAATGCAATTTATTCTTTCATCATCCTTGATAATATTATTAACACTCAAGTTATAGGCATATTTTAATATAGTGAAAAAAACACTATGAAATGTACCGAAGTTTACTGCGGTTTTTGATCTTTTCATGGTTTTTAGAAAACGATCCTTCATTTCTTTTGAAGCTGCCCTGGTAAATGTAATTACTAGGATATTTCCTTCAGAAATTTTGTGTTTATTTATTAAATATTTAGTTCGTTCAGTTATAACCAAGGTCTTTCCAGAACCGGGACCGGCTAAAACAAGCATAGGCCCATCCTTGTGTCCTACGGCTTCTTGCTGCGCCTGATTTAACATCATATAATTCTCCTTATTTTTTGATATCCGGATATAATCGAAAGAATATCAGATAAGCTTGATACAAGATACACACTTAAGAAAAGATAAAGATGGGGCTGTTTCATTTTCTGAAACAGTCCCACTGCTTAATATAAGAAATTAATAAACTAATTAATTATTTACTGCCTTAGACAGTTTATCGATGGCAATTCTAATACGCCTTAAGCTTTCTTCCTTACCAAGAAGGCTCATAATTTCATAAGCCCCTCCCGGAGTTGACTGTTTACCGGATACAGCGGTTCTTACCGGCCATAATCCTTGACCATTCTTTATTCCCTTTTCCTTAATATAAGACATAATTACTGTTTCTATAGAAGCCTCAGAATAATCATCAAGAGCCTCAAATCTAGGTAAAAGTTCTGTCAGTACGGTAAGTGAACTTTCGAAACTTGTCTTCATCTTTTTGTGGACAAACATAGATATATCATAATCCGGTAGCTCATCAAAGAAATCTATTAAATCCCCTATATCACATAAGGTCTCTATTCTGGTCTTTACCAAACTGGCTATTCTTCTAAAATCCATCTCTTTTTTTATCGCAGCTTTAATATAGGGTAGGGCCATCTCATAGAATCTGTCTTCATCCATCATCTTAATATATTCACCGTTCATCCAGCGCAACTTAACAATATCAAATACAGCCGGTGCTTTATTGATATTCTTATAATCAAATTCCTGAATAAGTTCCTCTAAGGACATGATTTCTGTGTTTTTAGGTGAACTCCAGCCAAGTAAAGCCACAAAATTCACGATAGCCTCGGATAAAAAGCCCTGTTCTATTAAATCTTCATAGGAAGAATGACCACTACGCTTACTTAGTTTCTTGTGATTTTCATCGGTAATTAGGGGCAGGTGAACGTAAACAGGTTCCTCCCAGCCAAAATCCTGATAAAGTCTTGTATACTTAGGAGTAGATGACAAATATTCATTTCCTCTTACAACATGTGTAATATCCATCAGATGGTCATCTACAACATTGGCAAAATTATAAGTGGGGTAGCCGTCTGATTTAATAAGAATCATATCATCTAGCTCCTCATTATCAACGGTAATCTCCCCAAAAATAGCATCATAAAATGTGGTTGTTCCCTCTACCGGGTTATTCTGACGAATTACATAGGGTATTCCTGCTGCCAGTTTTTCTTCAACTTCCTCCTTAGACAGGTGTAGGCAATGTTTGTCATATTTTGTAATCTCTTTAACCTCATCATCCTCACCTTCAGAAGTGCTTCCCACTGCCTTTTTTAATGAAGCCAAACGATCCTTGTCGCAGAAACAGTAATAAGCCGCTCCTTTTTCTATCAGCTTCTTAGCATATTCCAGATAAATACCACTTGCCATACGTTCACTTTGAACATAAGGGCCATAACCTCCGTCCTTATCAGGACCCTCATCATGGATAAGGCCGGTTCCTTCCAGTGTACGATATATAATATCAACTGCTCCTTCTACATAACGTTCCTGATCAGTATCCTCAATTCTTAAAATAAAGCTTCCGCCCTCATGCTTTGCAATTAAATACTCATATAATGCTGTTCTTAAATTACCAACATGCATTCTTCCTGTGGGACTAGGAGCAAATCTGGTCCTAACTTTACTCATGTCAATCTTCCTCTCTGTTTCCTTATTTTCTATCTATAATGTCTATAACATATTATTATACTGGTTAATCTCCTCATTAATTAAATTTAGGAACTGATCCGAACCAAATATTGATATTATAAATACTAATATAATAAAAACTATAAGTATATACACCAAAGTAGCCCTAGCCCAATTTTTTCTACTTTCAGAAACATTACGACTAAAAGACCATACTATTAACAAAACAAAAAATATAATGGAACCTACTAAAGGGATAAATAAAATCAAATAAGTACCAAGCCAATCAAAAAAAGAAACTGGTTTATCATTCTGATTTATAATAACTTCTTTTGTCACAGGAGGAGGTGAGGGTTTCGTATGGTAATCACTTCCGCCAAAATCATTTCTACTTCTAATAGAAGCCCCGCAATATTCACAAAAATTAGCTTCCTCATTTTGTATTGATTTTCCACAGGTATTACATATCACTTATCTCACCTCTTTTTATATTTTTTTAATTATACCATATTTAATTCAAAAATCAATTATACTCTATTATCTTACCGTCTTCCTATGAGAAAAGAGGGTAACTAATTTTCTAGATACCCTCTTAATCTTATTTTCCTTGTTTAGTTTTCTGTTCTCATAGCCTCAATGGCACTGATTTTTGTTGCCCGTCTTGCAGGAAAATATCCGGAAAGCAATCCCACAATTATAGATATACCAAGCCCCAATAATGGCAAATATATGGGGATAATCGAATATGTAGCTTCAATATCACCCATAGCTGCTCCTCCGGTCATTAATGCACCAAAAAGAGGCTGACCGTACTTGTTAATAAGAAAGGAAGCAAGATAACTAAATCCTACACCTATAACTCCCCCCATAAACCCTATCATGCCTGCTTCAAAGAGGAATAATAATCGGATATCCTTAACGATACATCCTAGAACCTTCATTATTCCAATCTCCTTGGTTCTTTCGTATATAGACATAACCATGGTATTGGCAATACTTATGGCTGACACGAACATGGAGACAGCACCTAGGAAAAAGAATATCAGTTGCAATGTTTTTGAGGCTTCAATGGTCGGTTGAAGAAATTGAATTAAACTTTCAGATTGAAAGCCCATTTCACTTATTTTGTCCTGTACTTCTTCCACATTATCAATGTTATCTACATTTAGCTGTATTTCTTGATAATCATCTAGAAGCTTCAATGCCTTCTTCCTATCCTCTACAACAAGTGTATCACAGTATTTGCGATATGCCTTTTCAAAGTAATCCAAATCCATATATATATTATAGTCATAGTAAGATTTGGATTCTTCCATCTTAGCTATATTTGTTATAGGAAGTACAAATTCTTTTTTTCGTTCATTTCTTCTGTATTGTCCATACTCTCCGCTAAACTTATATGCTAGCCTATCTCTTTCTAAGTCAATCTCCTTAGTCTTTCCCATCCTATCCCAACGCCCACCTTCATAAAATGGCTCCGGCATATTATAACCAAAAATCACCGTGCTATTATCTTCTACAGTGGGGTATTCACCAAATGTTAAATCAGGAAATTCAAAAGCACTAAATGCTTCCATATCCATGGCAATTATATTTGCATAGCTTATATACTTTCCCGAAATAAGATTTCCATCATAATATGAAATAACTGGGGTTACTGTTTTAACATGATCTAAAGCTTTAAACTGTTCCACTAATTTTCTATCCAACTTCTGAGTTTTTTCTCCAAGCCAGTTACCCTCATCATCAGTTATATAGCTCCATTTTCTTACGGTTATGGCAGTAAGGCTTCCATATTCTTTAACTTGAGTTTCAAAGCTTTTATCCATACCGTATCCGATAGAAATTGTTATAATAATGAATAAACAGCCGATAACAACCCCCAAAACTGTCAGGATAGTTCGTACTTTCCTTCTAAACAGGTTTCTTAAACCCATTGTTAACAAATCGCTAATCCTCATATAAATCAATTCCTTTTTTGATTTTCAACTTGGCCAGTAAAGCACCAAGAACAATGCTTACGGCTAGTACAGCCGCCGAAATTCCAATAACAAATGGCCAAGAGGAAAGCAAAGGATCTTTTACCTGTCCCATCCCGGTTTCCATAGTAGGATCCATAAACTCACCTTCAAAAAAACCTGAATCCATATATTCTTCCCCAAGACCCAAATCCATCTGTTCTCCTTCTTCTAAATTTGGATCTATAATCATACCATCATCTACACCTTCTTCAAAGGATTCAGGGGTGACACCTTCTTCACCGGTAATACCCTCACCCTCTAAGTTCATATCTGTTTCAGCTTCTTCCAAATCCCCCTCTAAAGAACTATTATTTATATCAATATCTGTAGTTATACCCTCATCTTCAGTTATAGGTTCTTCAACATTTGTTACAGTATTTGCCTCATCGGTAGTTACCGGTGCATTCCTTCCAATTAAAACTAATTCACTCATAAAATCCTCCATTCCTATAAGCTAATATAGCTTATTGATACATTTCCTCTTCCTTTTTTAGAAGTCTGCTCTTATATAAGCTAATAATAACCTTTCTGGTCACAGGTACAAATATTGCAAATATGGCAACCTGTATTAAGATAAAGGCCCATGTGGGAAGGATAGCTTTCTTAGGCTCGGGTATCATAGGATTAAATACGTCACTTCCCTCATCAAATCCCGGATCCCAGGTCATTTCACCCATAACCGTAGTCTCAAATTCCTTTGTATAAACTTGTTCATCCCCATTGCTGTCTTCATATGTAATCTTAACAATTCCCTGTGCCATACCTTCTATATTTGGTATTACTTCAAACTCGGCAGATGAACTTTCACCGGCATTAACATTTCCTATAAAGTACATATTACCGCTGGTACTTGTAAAGTCACCTTCTATAGTTGCTATTACATTGTTCAAGGTGGATTTTCCCATATTAAAGAAATCAAAATATACAGTTGCGGGATTTCCCATTACTACTTGACCGTCATATGAATATACCTGTACATAATCAACTACAGGTCTGGCATTTTCAACAACCTGTAAGGTTAATTCATGTTCCTCTTTTTCTCCGATTTGACCGGTAGTAGGATTAGGCTCAATTCCGTCATATTCGTATTCGATTGATACTGTTAAGGGATAAGCAAAAGTTGCCGCATCCGATTTAGCCTTCAGCTCCAAGGTATTAGATACTGTTTCTCCCGGTCCTATTTTACTGACAAAAAAGCTATTGCTTCCTTGAGTAACAGTAAATATCTCTGACTGATCTTGTGGTGATTTACCGCTGACTGATATAATAATATTCTTAGCCGCCACTGAAGAATGGGTATTTCTTACTTCAAAATTGAAATTAAATACAGAACCGGCTTTAATCACTTCAATATCAGCATTGTAATCACTTACAATCAGCCTT
This genomic interval from Herbinix luporum contains the following:
- the gltX gene encoding glutamate--tRNA ligase, translating into MSKVRTRFAPSPTGRMHVGNLRTALYEYLIAKHEGGSFILRIEDTDQERYVEGAVDIIYRTLEGTGLIHDEGPDKDGGYGPYVQSERMASGIYLEYAKKLIEKGAAYYCFCDKDRLASLKKAVGSTSEGEDDEVKEITKYDKHCLHLSKEEVEEKLAAGIPYVIRQNNPVEGTTTFYDAIFGEITVDNEELDDMILIKSDGYPTYNFANVVDDHLMDITHVVRGNEYLSSTPKYTRLYQDFGWEEPVYVHLPLITDENHKKLSKRSGHSSYEDLIEQGFLSEAIVNFVALLGWSSPKNTEIMSLEELIQEFDYKNINKAPAVFDIVKLRWMNGEYIKMMDEDRFYEMALPYIKAAIKKEMDFRRIASLVKTRIETLCDIGDLIDFFDELPDYDISMFVHKKMKTSFESSLTVLTELLPRFEALDDYSEASIETVIMSYIKEKGIKNGQGLWPVRTAVSGKQSTPGGAYEIMSLLGKEESLRRIRIAIDKLSKAVNN
- a CDS encoding diacylglycerol/lipid kinase family protein, yielding MYHFLINPNSSSGKGIRYWQIIEKELEVQNISYTADFTQYEGHATELAEEICRKYKGIKNIVVLGGDGTLNEVINGIDNYDEVFLGYIPSGSSNDLARSLKISKKPLKALSNVLKPNKFTYLDYGEITYHKKEAKSRKFICSSGTGYDASVCVEVQSSELKKKLNRFGAGKFVYLALAIKQLFKVDFLNSTILIDGIKKDHFKNVLLISGMIHPFEGGGLMMAPGADPRDGKLNVCLVHGMPQAIVMLLLPTIIFGKHIKLKTVKYFKCSSIEIISDREAAIHTDGETPAFSSHISIRCIPKKIRMIL
- a CDS encoding ATP-dependent helicase, with protein sequence MMLNQAQQEAVGHKDGPMLVLAGPGSGKTLVITERTKYLINKHKISEGNILVITFTRAASKEMKDRFLKTMKRSKTAVNFGTFHSVFFTILKYAYNLSVNNIIKDDERINCIKSIINKMGISYDDEKEFIAEILSEISMVKGNRIELSSYYSSSCGDEVFRRIYQEYNKKIRQANRIDFDDMLLLCYELLSQREDILRLWQDKFRYILIDEFQDINILQYDIIKLLAKPRNNLFIVGDDDQSIYRFRGARPEIMLNFPKDYPNCKKIFLNINYRSGIKIIETANKLISNNKVRYEKSLKPHKKDEARVVSCQFETMGEQNIKLVEEIYKLFKSGIPLSEMAILVRTNLGAGAIIHKLMEYNIPFFAGDNIPNIYDHWITEDLIAYMRIAMGEDGRGLYLRIINRPKRYISRECFDTSQVNFEDLYNYYEDKEWMIDRIDQLEYDLAMLAGMSPYAAIQYIRRAVGYEDFLKEYAKDRRLSEEELIDVLDEIQEGTKGFDSFVEWFEYIKQYKEELKKQAQHNTNKNIDGIRIMTMHSSKGLEFETVFIVDVNEDITPHKKALLPEDIEEERRLFYVALTRAKKYLYIFSPKKRYNKDMEPSRFINELKGNN
- a CDS encoding DUF1292 domain-containing protein, which codes for MSEHIHNDSCGCGHDHYHDIITLSLDDGTELQCIVLEIFTVNDKDYIALQPIEGEEEDNVFLYRFIQEDENDEPQLLNIEDDDEFEAVADAFEEILDEQEFDELFDDDDFEDEEDEE
- a CDS encoding ATP-dependent DNA helicase, which produces MGDSKKEIKISVRNLVEFIMRSGDLDNTRSSKNEVEAMQAGSRIHRKIQKQMGANYTPEVPLSITVPVNYKEVNFDLTVEGRADGIIKNNLDEINYMSALISNEEITKASEITVDEIKGVYKDLDLLTEPVLVHRAQVMCYAYIYAVKYNHERIGIRLTYCNMESECQKHFEEVFSIDQLTDWFNNLIKEYAKWAVWQMKWIIKRDEEINKVDFPFPYRKGQKDLVTGVYRTILRKKNLFIEAPTGVGKTISTIFPAVKAMGMGICSKIFYLTAKTITRTVAEDTFHLLMKQGISMKVTTITAKEKICILDKPDCNPISCNRAKGHYDRVNDAVYDMLTSEDEISRDLILSYAGKHMVCPFEMSLDISLWSDAIICDYNYVFDPNVYLRRFFANEKQEEYVFLIDEAHNLVDRAREMYSAILYKDDFLKVKSLVKGHAPKLIKMLDKCNKDLLKKKRECDEFEVLDDIGDLYIHLMGLMTEYEAYLQDYKLEEGREEILKLYMDIRHFLNIYEILDDCYTIYTDYDEEDNFRIKLQCMDPSRNLSRCYEKGRSAVLFSATLLPIKYYKEQLGGKEDDYAVYAPSSFSKKNRIIMVAKDVSTKYTRRNEREYGKILNYIKEFTRAKTGNYMVFFPSYQMLQTIADMAGNDIEGLVVQSANMTEEEREVFLDEFVENPVTSRVGFCVMGGIFSEGIDLKNSRLIGVVVVGTGLPMVCNERELFRSYYEEKVGKGFEYAYLYQGMNKVLQSAGRVIRTKEDHGAILLLDERFLKAQYYQLFPREWFPFEPVNLSEMSLKLTDFWLKNTEAY
- a CDS encoding VanZ family protein, which translates into the protein MRKRSSMELSSLIIFLSIISIILQFAAYLFFTSPFIILGISSVVVILSIHILLEQSLTYKACTLYTILTLFISTIITLLIYFGADTKLLPFTKSLLGILALNWLIPVIHCFIRHMFDYGSRIEHFNSFYRNVNIIFLLFYITVLIYISFGQKTYPRIYPIFDSVNFTPFWTSATQIENYINHMIPFSDIFIYFISRILIYMPYGYYGILLLRNTSKFIWLIYLLLLPSTIELIQYLIIPGRCDIDDLIYGLIGGAIGALLFYLTNAIYRWVSGKNFLSKGSKARYSNKPLYF
- a CDS encoding ABC transporter permease codes for the protein MGLRNLFRRKVRTILTVLGVVIGCLFIIITISIGYGMDKSFETQVKEYGSLTAITVRKWSYITDDEGNWLGEKTQKLDRKLVEQFKALDHVKTVTPVISYYDGNLISGKYISYANIIAMDMEAFSAFEFPDLTFGEYPTVEDNSTVIFGYNMPEPFYEGGRWDRMGKTKEIDLERDRLAYKFSGEYGQYRRNERKKEFVLPITNIAKMEESKSYYDYNIYMDLDYFEKAYRKYCDTLVVEDRKKALKLLDDYQEIQLNVDNIDNVEEVQDKISEMGFQSESLIQFLQPTIEASKTLQLIFFFLGAVSMFVSAISIANTMVMSIYERTKEIGIMKVLGCIVKDIRLLFLFEAGMIGFMGGVIGVGFSYLASFLINKYGQPLFGALMTGGAAMGDIEATYSIIPIYLPLLGLGISIIVGLLSGYFPARRATKISAIEAMRTEN
- a CDS encoding zinc-ribbon domain-containing protein, whose product is MICNTCGKSIQNEEANFCEYCGASIRSRNDFGGSDYHTKPSPPPVTKEVIINQNDKPVSFFDWLGTYLILFIPLVGSIIFFVLLIVWSFSRNVSESRKNWARATLVYILIVFIILVFIISIFGSDQFLNLINEEINQYNNML